The following is a genomic window from Rubeoparvulum massiliense.
GAAATACAAAATTGCCGATGGCACTACAAAACATGTTCTGCGCGAAGCGATGAAAGACCTGCTCCCACCAGAAATTAAAACGAAGAAAAAGCTTGGCTTCCCTGTTCCCACAAGATACTGGTTACGTCATGATTTCTACAAATGGGCGAAGGATTTGATTCAGCAATCTCCTACGCAGCAGTATTTTAATAAACAGTATCTACTACAGATGCTTGAACAACATAAAGATGAAAAGCATGATTATAGTCGTCCTATCTGGACCGCTTTAGTCTTCATGCTCTGGCATCAGATCTACATCGAGAAAAAATACTCCTTCGGACCTTATGTAAGTCCTCATGTTGCAAAACGGCACAAGCTCTATAACTTATAAAGAAGAGAACATTCGGATAACATCTCTGAGATCAAAAACGTCCACCTTTCGTCGTGAAGGAGGACGTTTTTCTTATGAATACTCTACTCTATCGGCTCTTCTCACGATACACTGGAAGAATCTTCTTCGGATCGATGGTTCGGTGAATGGGCCACGTTGTAGGATTCTCTGGATCTAGCTGTTCGAGGTAATTGATCACCTCTTTGGTGATGGGTGTAGGCGTTGAAGCACCTGCGGTGACTGCTACCCTTTTCTTTCCTTGAAACCATGCTGTATCGATCTCTGTGACATTGGCCACACGATGGGCGGGAACTCCGGCAATCTCTTCAGAGACCTGAGCGAGGCGGTTGGAATTATTACTTCTTGGATCGCCCACAACAATGGTAATATCAGCATCCTTCGCCTGCCCTGCCACCGCTTCCTGCCGCTGTTGCGTCGCTAAACAGATCTCATTATAAATCTCAGCCTCAGGGTAAAGTGTACGAATTCGTTCCATTAGCTCTTGAGTATCCCACTGACTCATGGTGGTCTGATTGGTCACCAAAATCCGCTGACCCTCTGCAAAAGCAAGGGCTTCTACATCATTGATGCCTTCTACGAGATGAACATGCTCTGGTGCTACACCAATGGCTCCTTCCGGTTCAGGATGCCCTTTCTTCCCGATATAGATCACCTTATAGCCTTGTGCTACCTTCTCCTTGATTAGATCATGGGTTCGTTGCACATCAGGGCATGTGGCATCCACCACCGTTAGCCCTTTAGCCCGTGCCCGTTCTTTGACAGCAGGGGAGATTCCATGGGCAGTAAAAATTACTGTCCCCTCCTCTACTTGCTCTAGAATCTCCATCCGATCTGGGCCATCTAAGGTGATCACACCAGCATCTGCTAAGGCCTCAGTGACGTGCTCATTATGAACCAACATGCCAATAATATAGATGGGACGAGGGTATATGGGATTATTGGCCGTCTGTTGTGCGAGCATCATCGCATCAATCACCCCATAGCAGTAACCACGGGGAGTTATTTTAATGACATCCATTGCGCTCCTCCTTTTTAACAACCACTACTCTACTCCATTATACATGACAAGGCACCATCTGATGATGGAGCCTTGTAGTGAACCCATTATAGATCGCCTAAGACATATTCAGCAATATTGGTCGCATGATCAGAGATACGTTCAAGATTGCTCAAGGTATCGAGGAAAACAACCCCCGATGCACCGGTGCAGTCACCACTATTCACACGGTGAAGGTGAGATTTTCGGAAGCGACGCTCCATCTTATCCACTTTGTCCTCAAATTGAACAGCTTGCTTGGCCAGTGCTTTATCATCATTCTCTAGCGCAGCAATGGCTGTATTGATAGTCTCACGAGTAACTGTAATCATCTCGTTTAGCTCATTGATGGCATGATCCGAGAGCTTAAGGTGGTGATTATATCGATACTCACCTAGCTCAACAATATTCATGGCATGATCACCCATCCGCTCAATATCCTTGATAGCATGCATCAAGGCGGTTAAACGTTCTGAGGCCTCTGTTGACAGTGATTGCTGTCCTACCAGCGCGAGATAATCGGTAATTTTCTCCTCTAGCATGTCCACCAGGTTTTCACGTGAACGTACCTTCTCACTCAGTTTCTGATCCCCTGTAATGAAATATTCGGTAGACTCATCTAACATCTTCCGACTAAAGTTGGCCATCCGTTGCAGTTCCTTCTCAGCTTGTCCAATGGCCACAGCAGGATTAGACAAGAAGCGCTTATCAATATACTTCACGGTATATTCTAGCTCCTCCCCACGCTGAGGAATGGCCTTCGTCACAATATAAGCAAGAACACTAACAAATGGAAGCTGAATTAACGTATTCGAAATATTAAAGAGACCATGTGCATAAGCAATCTGCATTCGGGCGTCCACACCTGTGGTCGCCCCTAACCACGCCACAGCATCGCGGTAAAATGGGAAGATAATTAAGAAGATGACCGTACCAACAATATTAAAGACGACGTGGGATAAAGCTGCTCTTTTAGCTGCGACACTAGCACCAATGGCTGCTAAAATTGCAGTGATTGTCGTCCCAATATTATCCCCGAATAAAACGGGGAGAGTGACATTTAGATCTAACCCTGGATCCACTGCTAATTGCTGCAAAATTCCAATGGTTGCTGAACTACTCTGCACCACCAGAGTGAAAAGTGTACCAACGAAAACACCAAAAAGACGATTGTCCCCTATGTTGGCAATAAGCTCATGAAAGAACGCAAGATCCTTTAATGGTTTCAAACCTTCTCCCATGGTTTGAAGTCCAAAGAAAAGCATCCCAAAACCAAAGATGATCTGTCCAAAGTTTTGAATTTTACGTTTCTTAAAAAAGAAGAGTAAAATCGCACCTAAGGCGATGATTGGAAGGGAATACCGTTCGAGCTTGATCCCGATGATGAATGCCGTCATCGTCGTACCAATATTAGCCCCCATGATTACACCAATCGCCTGACGTAATGTCATCAGACCTGCATTCACAAATCCTACAGCCATGACGGTTGTGGCAGAACTAGATTGAATTAATCCCGTAACGATAACCCCTGCTAATACACCACGAATGGGATTGGAGGTCATTTTCTCTAGAACAGTACGTAATCGATCTCCTGCTCCCTGCTGTAGGCCATCTCCCATAAATTTGATACCAAAAAGAAAAATTCCAAGCCCACCTAAGAATTGAAACAATATGG
Proteins encoded in this region:
- a CDS encoding 4-hydroxy-3-methylbut-2-enyl diphosphate reductase; translated protein: MDVIKITPRGYCYGVIDAMMLAQQTANNPIYPRPIYIIGMLVHNEHVTEALADAGVITLDGPDRMEILEQVEEGTVIFTAHGISPAVKERARAKGLTVVDATCPDVQRTHDLIKEKVAQGYKVIYIGKKGHPEPEGAIGVAPEHVHLVEGINDVEALAFAEGQRILVTNQTTMSQWDTQELMERIRTLYPEAEIYNEICLATQQRQEAVAGQAKDADITIVVGDPRSNNSNRLAQVSEEIAGVPAHRVANVTEIDTAWFQGKKRVAVTAGASTPTPITKEVINYLEQLDPENPTTWPIHRTIDPKKILPVYREKSR
- a CDS encoding Na/Pi cotransporter family protein, which gives rise to MELSTQAILFQFLGGLGIFLFGIKFMGDGLQQGAGDRLRTVLEKMTSNPIRGVLAGVIVTGLIQSSSATTVMAVGFVNAGLMTLRQAIGVIMGANIGTTMTAFIIGIKLERYSLPIIALGAILLFFFKKRKIQNFGQIIFGFGMLFFGLQTMGEGLKPLKDLAFFHELIANIGDNRLFGVFVGTLFTLVVQSSSATIGILQQLAVDPGLDLNVTLPVLFGDNIGTTITAILAAIGASVAAKRAALSHVVFNIVGTVIFLIIFPFYRDAVAWLGATTGVDARMQIAYAHGLFNISNTLIQLPFVSVLAYIVTKAIPQRGEELEYTVKYIDKRFLSNPAVAIGQAEKELQRMANFSRKMLDESTEYFITGDQKLSEKVRSRENLVDMLEEKITDYLALVGQQSLSTEASERLTALMHAIKDIERMGDHAMNIVELGEYRYNHHLKLSDHAINELNEMITVTRETINTAIAALENDDKALAKQAVQFEDKVDKMERRFRKSHLHRVNSGDCTGASGVVFLDTLSNLERISDHATNIAEYVLGDL